A part of Deltaproteobacteria bacterium genomic DNA contains:
- a CDS encoding CoA transferase, which yields MPGPLAGLRIVDVTQMISGPMATGLLADQGADVIKVEPPGMGDLTRALGGGQRRISPTFTVVNRNKRSVVLNLKAQRGLDLLKQMVAKADLFVQNFRPGVAEHMGIGEAALRAVKPDLIYVSISGFGDKGPYTHKRVYDPVIQALSGLASIQADGKTGRPNMMRLIIPDKVTALTAAQAMTAALLARERTGQGQHVRLAMLDSVVAFLWPEAMALHTFVTDKDVVTRPASRDLVFETLDSYITVGTVSDAEWLGLTRAFGTPEWLDDPRFKTIPGRVKYTEVRLELVAEVLKTRTSAEWLARLDAEQVPCAPILSREDLLTDPQIAVNELIVESDHPHVGRLRQTRPAARFDVTSPELLRIPAPKLGEHTDMVLSELGLSSEQIAALREAGVAA from the coding sequence ATGCCTGGACCGCTTGCCGGACTTCGTATCGTTGACGTGACCCAGATGATTTCTGGCCCTATGGCTACGGGACTCCTGGCCGATCAGGGGGCGGATGTTATCAAAGTGGAGCCGCCGGGCATGGGCGACCTGACCCGCGCGCTCGGCGGTGGGCAACGCCGCATCTCGCCAACATTCACGGTGGTGAACCGCAATAAACGTTCGGTGGTGTTGAACCTCAAAGCACAGCGGGGGCTCGATCTGCTCAAGCAGATGGTGGCAAAAGCCGACCTGTTCGTACAGAACTTCCGCCCCGGCGTGGCCGAGCACATGGGCATCGGCGAGGCGGCGCTGCGCGCGGTGAAGCCGGATCTGATCTACGTGTCGATCAGCGGCTTCGGTGACAAAGGACCTTATACGCACAAGCGTGTGTACGATCCGGTCATTCAGGCGTTGTCCGGGCTGGCCTCCATTCAAGCGGATGGCAAGACGGGCCGACCCAACATGATGCGCTTGATCATTCCCGATAAAGTCACGGCGCTGACCGCCGCGCAGGCGATGACTGCCGCCCTGCTGGCGCGCGAACGGACGGGGCAGGGGCAGCATGTCCGTCTGGCGATGCTCGACTCCGTGGTGGCGTTTCTGTGGCCCGAAGCTATGGCGTTGCATACGTTCGTGACGGACAAGGATGTTGTCACTCGCCCGGCGTCACGTGACCTAGTTTTCGAGACCCTCGACAGCTACATCACCGTGGGCACGGTGTCGGATGCCGAGTGGTTAGGGTTGACGCGGGCGTTTGGAACCCCTGAGTGGCTGGACGATCCTCGTTTCAAAACCATTCCTGGCCGGGTGAAATATACCGAGGTGCGGCTCGAACTTGTTGCCGAAGTGCTGAAAACCAGAACCTCCGCCGAGTGGCTGGCGCGGTTGGATGCCGAGCAAGTGCCGTGCGCGCCGATCTTGAGTCGCGAGGATCTGTTGACCGACCCACAGATTGCCGTCAACGAATTGATTGTCGAGTCCGATCATCCGCACGTGGGACGGCTGCGGCAAACGCGGCCCGCCGCGCGGTTCGACGTAACCTCTCCCGAATTATTGCGCATCCCCGCTCCTAAGCTGGGCGAGCATACCGACATGGTGTTGAGCGAGCTGGGGCTGTCCTCAGAACAGATTGCCGCGCTCCGAGAAGCCGGAGTCGCGGCGTAA